The Papaver somniferum cultivar HN1 chromosome 3, ASM357369v1, whole genome shotgun sequence genome includes a region encoding these proteins:
- the LOC113355301 gene encoding putative leucine-rich repeat-containing protein DDB_G0290503 translates to MSFASVYRLLQEIFPEVDFRLLRAVAVENPNNPDVAVEEVLNMGLPFTSSVYLPGSTSNQVDNQQSGNSPVQTPLSDNVNSKHVLTGERVAAEQSVSLQHQGLDEETKTCSPSDQGSVESEVAILDEIQSGVSAATMSALAGESLDYSDATGNQNTDVTVESDEVFDGSNSSAINGDLNLNLNCPPKEGQKLDNEEIAPFADSAANSEFSNSEFEKLESSGLLESSSERVFCDTENDDSLENSSSTTIVSKSGQTCSIDLLENAIEDAKSNKKNLFAAMETVINMMKEAELQEEKAELSKKEASLGGLDTLERVEDLRQMLQRAREANDMHAGEVYGEKSILATEMRELQSRLINLSDERDESLSILDEMNRTLEARLVAAEEMRIAADKEKQERENSARELLAEQELIMEKVVQESKKLQQQADENSKLRDFLMDRGRVVDVLQGEIAVICKDVKLLKEKFDECVPFSKSVSSSQTSCILASSGSFSKSLVADWVPEHDLSSETPKKITPASSISSASLVSSVCEDHPLLNTTSPENEDTKFDGKKSLSDDDWDMFEDETPVFP, encoded by the exons ATGAGTTTCGCATCAGTATATAGATTACTCCAGGAGATATTCCCTGAG GTTGATTTTCGTTTGTTGAGGGCTGTTGCTGTTGAAAATCCAAATAATCCTGATGTAGCTGTGGAAGAGGTTCTAAATATGGGTTTACCCTTTACATCCTCGGTATATCTACCTGGTTCTACTAGTAATCAGGTTGATAACCAACAATCTGGAAACAGTCCAGTACAGACTCCTCTTAGTGACAATGTGAATAGCAAGCATGTGTTGACTGGAGAAAGAG TTGCAGCGGAGCAGAGCGTATCTTTGCAGCACCAAGGGCTGGATGAAGAGACGAAAACATGCTCTCCTTCAGACCAAGGATCTGTTGAAAGTGAAGTTGCAATTCTAGATGAGATCCAGAGTGGTGTTTCAGCTGCAACAATGAGTGCTCTAGCAGGGGAATCTTTAGATTATAGTGATGCCACAGGCAATCAAAATACTGATGTCACCGTTGAGTCGGATGAAGTTTTTGACGGTTCTAATTCTTCTGCAATAAACGGCGACCTTAACTTAAATTTGAATTGCCCACCCAAAGAAGGACAGAAACTGGACAACGAAGAAATAGCACCTTTTGCAGACTCTGCAGCAAATAGTGAATTTTCTAACAGTGAATTTGAAAAGTTGGAATCCAGTGGTTTGTTAGAGAGTAGTTCTGAGCGTGTGTTTTGTGATACTGAAAATGATGatagtctagaaaattcttcctCTACTACTATAGTCTCGAAGTCCGGCCAGACATGTAGCATAGATCTTCTTGAAAATGCCATTGAAGATGCTAAGAGTAACAAG AAGAATCTGTTTGCAGCCATGGAGACAGTTATTAATATGATGAAAGAAGCTGAACTTCAAGAGGAGAAGGCTGAACTTTCTAAAAAGGAAGCTTCATTGGGTGGTTTAGATACCCTTGAGAGGGTTGAAGACCTCAGGCAGATGTTGCAACGTGCAAGAGAAGCAAATGACATG CATGCTGGAGAAGTTTATGGGGAGAAGTCCATCCTAGCAACTGAGATGCGGGAGCTCCAGTCTCGGTTAATCAACTTATCAGATGAGAGGGATGAATCTCTTTCTATTCTAGATGAG ATGAACCGAACTCTCGAAGCACGACTAGTTGCTGCTGAGGAAATGAGGATCGCAGCTGATAAAGAGAAGCAAGAAAGGGAAAATTCTGCTCGAGAGTTACTTGCAGAACAAGAACTCATCATGGAGAAGGTGGTTCAAGAATCAAAAAAACTACAACAGCAAGCAGATGAGAACTCCAAG CTCCGTGACTTCTTGATGGATCGAGGACGTGTTGTCGACGTACTGCA AGGGGAGATTGCTGTTATATGCAAAGATGTGAAATTGCTGAAAGAAAAATTCGATGAGTGCGTTCCATTCAGCAAGTCGGTTTCATCAAGCCAAACAAGCTGTATATTAGCCTCTTCAGGCTCATTCTCTAAGAGCCTTGTAGCAGATTGGGTTCCTGAGCATGATCTGTCCTCCGAGACCCCGAAGAAGATCACTCCTGCATCTTCAATATCCTCAGCATCTCTAGTATCCTCGGTCTGTGAGGATCATCCATTATTGAATACCACTAGCCCTGAGAATGAGGATACCAAGTTTGATGGCAAAAAGTCTCTTTCAGATGATGACTGGGACATGTTCGAGGACGAAACTCCAGTCTTTCCTTAA